Below is a genomic region from Motilibacter rhizosphaerae.
CTCGAGCACGGCGGGGTCGCACCACACCGGGCTGCCGGTGCGCAGGGCGAGCGCGATGGCGTCGGAGGGGCGCGCGCTGACCGAGACGCCGCCGGAGAGGCGCAGCTCGGCGTAGAACACGCCGTCGCGCAGCGCGGTGATGTCGACCCGGTCGAGGGTGCGGCCGAGCCCGGTGAGCACGTCGCGGAGCAGGTCGTGGGTCAGCGGCCGGGTGGGCACGACGCCCTGCTGGGCGAAGGCGATCGCCGTCGCCTCCACCGCCCCGATCCAGATGGGGAGGTAGCGCTCGCCCTCGGTCTCCTTGAGCAGCACGATCGGCTGGTTGGAGGGCATCTCCACGCGCACACCCACGACGTCGAGCCTGTTCACCCCGCCACAGTAGCCCGCTCCCGCGGGCTGCGTCGGGAGCGAGCGGGACCGAGCGGGACTGCGCGGGACTGCGCGGGACTGCAGGGCCCAGCCGGGCTCAGCGGTCCTCGCCGTCCACCGCGGCCTTCACGAGCAGGGCGTGCAGGCGCAGGGTCAGCGCGCACAGCTCGCGCACCGCCTCCTCGCGCCTGGCCTGGGAGTCGGCCTGCCGCTGGCGCTGCAGGGGGTCGGTCACCTGCAGCACGAGGTCGGCCTCGCGCTGCGCGGCGGTGCGGAAGGGGCGCAGGTGGCGCGCCTCGACGCCGAAGCGGGCGAGCTCGGCGACCGTCTGCGCGACGCGCAGGTCGTCGCGGTCGTACCAGCCGCCCTCGGGCGCCCGGAGCAGGCCGTGCCCCTCGACCTCGGCCAGCTGGCGCTCCTCCAGCCCGGCGGCCTCGCAGAGCTCGCGGCGCGAGAGCCGCAGCGGGGGGCCGCCGGCGTCGGCGGGCAGCGGCGTGCCGGGCTCGGGGACGACGCGCGGCACCCGCGGAGCCGTGAGCGCCGTCTGCGGGGGCTCGAGCCCGCGGTCGAGCGCGTCGAGGTGGTCCTTGATGACCCGCAGCGGCAGGTAGTGGTCGCGCTGGGCGCGCAGGACGTAGCGCAGCCGCTCGACGTCGGCGGTGGAGAACTTCCGGTAGCCCGACGGCGTGCGCTGCGGCTCGACCAGCCCCTCGGCCTCGAGGAAGCGGATCTTCGAGATCGTCACGTCGGAGAACTCCTGGCGCAGCTCCGCGAGGACCTCGCCGATGCTGCGGCTGGCGGGCGCGGGCAGGGCGCTCACCCCCTGGCTCCTCCGCCGCTCCCGCCGGCGAGGTAGACCAGCCGGTACTTGCCGATCTGGACCTCGTCGCCGCCCGTCAGCGGCGCGGTGTCGATGCGCTCGCGGTTGACGTAGGTGCCGTTCAGGCTCCCGACGTCGCGCACCTCGAAGCCGCCCTCGACGCGGACGAACTCCACGTGCCGGCGCGAGACGGTGACGTCGTCGAGGAAGATGTCGCTCTCCGGGTGGCGGCCCGCCGTCGTCACGTCCTCGTCGAGGAGGAAGCGGCTGCCGGCGTTGGGCCCGCGGCGCACGACCAGCAGGGCGGACCCGGGCGGCAGCGCGTCGACCGCGGCCAGGTCCGCGGGCGTGACGCCGGCCGGCTCCTCGGCCTCGACGGCCGGCTCCGGCGTACCGCCCAGCGGCAGCGCGGTGGTCGCGTCGACGGGACGCAGGGCGGAGCCGCACGTGCTGCAGAACCGCGCGGACTCGTCGTTGGCGTGCCCGCAGTGGGTGCAGAACGGCATGCGCTTCTCCTCCAGCTCGACGGCGTGTCGACCTCCACTCGAGGTCGAGGGTCGGACCTGTCCCGGAACCTACGGCCCGCAGCGGTGCGGGTCAACCGCGCTGGGGCGAGCCTACGTCCCGTCCCGCGCGCCGAGCGCGGGTCAGCCGCCGGTGAGCGAGGAGTACCCCGCCGCGTCCAGCAGCTCCACGCCCTCGGTGGAGCCGCGCACCTCGAACATCCAGCCCTCGCCGTACGGGTCGGAGTTGACGAGCTCCGGCGTGGCGTCGAGCGCGTCGTTGCGGGCGACGACCTCACCGCTCACCGGTGCGTAGACCTCGCTGACGCTCTTGGTGGACTCGACCTCGCCGCACGACTCCCCCGCGCTCACCGTGTCACCGACGGAGGGCAGCGACACGAAGACCACGTCGCCGAGGGCGTCCTGGGCGTAGTCGGTGATCCCGACGCGCACCACGCCGTCCTGCTCGCGCAGCCACTCGTGCTGCTCGGTGTAGTGCAGCTCCTCGGGGACCACAGCGCCTCCTGCTCGTCTCGGACTCGGTCTGGTCGGGCGCGGGCAGCCTAGTGGCCCGGGCTCCCCGAGGGCAGGGGCGAGGGCGGCAGCGACGTGCCGGGCAGGGGCCCGAGCTCGAGCGCGCCCGCGCTCGTCAGCACCGGCTCCAGCTGCAGGGCCTGCAGGTCGTCGAGCACCCCGCCGGGGATCGCGAGGCCGGTGCGCAGCTCCTGGACCGGGCCGATCGCCTGGAGGAGGTACGGCGCGGAGACCTCCGCGCTCCCGCCGGTCCAACGCACCTCGACGCCACCGCCGACGTCGACGAAGGCGCTGCTGGCGACGATCCGCACGCCGTCGACGGCGACCACCTCGGCGCCCGCGTCGCGCAGCTCCTGCACGGCGTCGAGCAGCGTCGCGGCGCCGACGGCGCCGTGCGGGTCGGGCACGCGCAGCTCGACCCCGGGTCCGCGCGCCGCGCGCGTGCCGGCGAGCACCTCGAGCTGCTCGGCGCGGCTGCGCGCCTGCGCGGCCGCCGCCTGCTGGTCGGCGCCGGCCGCCCGCAGCCGGTCGAGCTGCGCCTGGAGCCGGGCCTGCTCCTGGCGCAGCTGCTGGGAGCGCGCCTCGGTGTCGTCGAGGATGCGGACGAGCTCCGGCTGGCGCAGCCCCGCGAGCCCGGACCCCGTCGCGGAACGCGCCTGCACGACGAGCCCGAAGCCGACCAGGGCGAGCAGGACCGCGACGACCGCCTGGCCGCGGCTGGGGCGCAGCGCGCGGCGCAGCAGCTCCAGAGCGGGTGCGGTCACGCTCAGGCCCCGAACAGCCGGCGGCGGATCGCCGCGACGTTGGCGAAGATCCGCACGCCGAGGACGATGACGACGCCCGTGGAGAGCTGGCCGCCGACGCCGAGCTGGTCGCCGAGGAAGACGATGAGCGCCGCGACCACGGTGTTGGAGACGAACGAGACGACGAAGACCCGCTCGTCGAACAGCCCCTCGAGCCCGGCGCGCAGGGCGCCGAACACGGCGTCGAGCGCCGCGACGACGGCGATGGGGAGGTACGGCTGCAGCCAGAGCGGCACCGCCGGGTGCAGCAGCAGGCCGGCGACGACGCCGACGACGAGGCCGAGGACCGCGGTCACCGTCCTCCTCCCGGCGCTGGAGACGCCAGCCGCAGGGGGGCGGGGGACGCGGCCGGCAGGGAGACCGTACGCGACGAGAGCGACCAGCCGACGTCGTACGCCGCGGCGAGGTCGGCCAGCTGCTCGCGTGCCGGGCCGGCGAGGACGCGGGCGCGCAGGGCGGCCCCGCCGCCGGCACCCGGGGCGGTCGCGCTCAGGACGTACGGCGGGCTGACGGGCCGGTAGCCCACGAGCACCGTGCTGCCGGCGGTGCGGATCGCGGTGCGCGGGCCGAGGCGCACGCCGTCCAGCGCCACGGCCCCCGCGCCCGCTGCCCAGAGGTCGTTGGCGAGCTGCTGGAGGTCGCGGTCCTGCACCGCCTGGTCCGCACCGGTGGGCACGACGAGCCGGAGCACGACGCCGCTGCCCTCCGCGGGCAGGGCGGCGGCGGCGCCGCTGGGTCCGGCGCTCGGCAGTGCTGCGGGCGCGACCGGCGCCGTGGCCGCGCTGGCCACCGCGGCCCGCAGCTCGCGCAGCTGCTGCTCGGTGCCGTCGAGGGCCGTGCGCCGGTCGTCCACCGCGGCGACGAGGCTGCGCTGCTGGGCGGTGACGGGCACGCCCGTGCGCGCGTGCAGCGCGGCGACGACGAGCACGAGGCCGCAGAGCACCCCCACCAGCGCGCCGAGCCACCGGACGGCGCGCGGCGGGGGGCCGGGCGGCGGGGTGCGCGGGTGGGGCGTGCGGTGGAGCAGCAGGTCGTCGACCAGCGCCATGGTCGAGCCGGGGCCGCTCCCCTCAGCGGTCGGCACGCTCGACCGTGTGGGTCCACTCCTCGAGCAGCTCCTCGGCGCGCTCGGCGTCCGCCGCCTCGGCCCAGAGGTGGGTGACGGGCTCGGCGGGGTCGGGCAGGACGAGGACCCACGCCCCGTCGGGCTCGGTGAGGCGGACCCCGTCGGTGGTGTCCAGGGGACGGCCGGCCGCTGCCTCCACGACGCTGCGCATGACCGCGCCCTTGGCCGCCCACGGGGTGGGGACCGAGCGCCGGGCCATGTGCGACTGCGGGATGCGCGCGTCGATCTCGGAGAGCTGCAGCTGGGTCCGTGCCACGAGGCCCACGAGGTGGACGAACGTCGCCATGCCGTCGATGTTGCCGCTCGACTCGGGGATGACGAACCCCCCGCGCCCGTCCGCGCCGAGGACGAGGTCCGGCTCGTGGGAGGCGAGCGCCAGCTGGTCGGAGGAGGTCCCCGTCCACGCGATCCGCACCCCGTGGAAGCGCGCGACCTGCTCGCTCACCCGCGTCGTCGTGACCGGCAGGGCCACCGTGCCGTGGTTGCGCTCGGCCGCGACGAGGTCCAGCACGACGAGCAGCGCCCGCTCGTCGTCGATGACCCGGCCGGTCTCGTCGGCGAGCGAGATGCGCTCGCCCACGGTGTCGAAGCGGACGCCGAACGCCGCACCCGAGGAGGCGACGAGGTCGCCCAGGCGCGCGAGCGCGCTGCGCCGGCCCTCGGGGGTCTCGGTGGGGTACGACTCGTCGAGCCGGTTGCCGATGGTGAGCACGTCGATGCCGAGCCGGCCCAGCAGCGAGGGCAGGATCAGCGCGGCCGAGCCGCCGCCGGTGTCCACGACCACCTTCATCTCCGCCTCGGCGACCCCGCGGGTGCTGATCGAGCGCAGCAGCGAGGTGACGTACGCCTCCCCCACCCGGCTCGGCCACACCAGGGTGCCGATCTCGCCGGGGAACGCGCGGCGGTACTCCTGGCGGCTGAACACCCGCTCGACCTTGCGCTGGTCGCTCTGGCTGATGTCCCCGCCGGTGCTGTCGAGCAGCACGATGTCGATGCTCTCCGGCTGCCCGAGCGTCGTGCGCACGTAGACGCCCCCGCTGCCGACGTCCGCCGTGTGCAGGCGCGCCACCGGCAGCGGCACCGCCTCGAGGTCCTCCACGTTGAGCGCCGAGCTGTTGAGCGCCGCGATCACCGCGCGCTTGATCGTCCGGGCGCCGCGGCTGTGGTCGCACGCCGTGACGACGGTCGAGCCCTTCGGCAGCGTGGTCGCCCACGCGCTCGCGAGCCGCACCGCGAGCTCGGGGGTGATCTCGACGTTGACGATCCCGCTCACGCCGCGCGCGCCGAACAGGTTCCGCTGGCCGCGCGACTCGAAGATGACGCTCTGGTTGACGACCGCGCCGGCCTCGAGGGTCTTGAAGGGGTAGACCTTCACCCCCGACTGGACGATCGCCTCCTCCTCGATGACGCACTCGTCACCGATGACCGCGCCCTCCTCGACGCGGGCGCCGCGCATGATGTCGGTGTTCTTGCCGACGACGCAGGCGCGCAGGCTCGTCTGGGGACCGATGAAGACGTTGTCGTGGACGACGGCGCGCTCGAGCAGCGCACCGGACTTCACGACGACGTTGCTGCCGAGCACGGTGTGCTCGCGGATCACCGCGCCGCCCTCGACCTTGGCGTAGTCGCCGATGTAGAGCGGGCCGATGAGCTTGGCATCGGGGTCGACGTCGGCGCCCTCCCCGATCCACACCCCGTGGGAGACCTCGAAGCCGTCGATGTCGACGTCGACGTTGCGCAGCAGCACGTCCGCCTGGGCGCGGAGGTAGGACTCCGTCGTACCGACGTCCTCCCAGTAGCCGTCCGCGACCCAGCCGTAGACGGGCGCGCCCTGCGCGAGCAGCTGCGGGAAGACGTCGCCGGACCAGTCGACCGTCTCGCCGACGGTGACGAGGTCGAGCACCTCCGGCTCCATGACGTAGATGCCGGTGTTGACGGTGTCGGAGAAGACCTGCCCCCACGTGGGCTTCTCGAGGAAGCGCTGCACCCGGTCCTGCTCGTCGAGGATCGTGATGCCGAAGTCGAGGGGGTTCTCGACGCGCTTGAGGCAGACGGTGACGAGCGCGCCGCGCTTGCGGTGCGCGTCGACCATCGCACTGAGGTCGATGTCGGTGAGCGCGTCGCCGCTGATGACGAGGAAGGTGTCGTCGTGCAGCAGGTGCGCGGCGTTGCGCACGCTGCCCGCCGTGCCGAGGGGGGTCTCCTCGGTGGCGTACTGCAGGTGCATGCCGAGGTCCTCGCCGTCCCCGAAGTAGTTGCGCACCAGCGCGGCGAGGAACTGCACGGTGACGACGGTCTCGTCGAAGCCGTGGCGGCGCAGCAGCCGCAGGACGTGCTCCATGATCGGGCGGTTGACCACCGGGAGCAGCGGCTTGGGCATGGAGGCCGTCATGGGGCGCAGGCGCGTGCCCTCGCCGCCTGCCATGACGACCGCTCTCACGCCGCTGTCCTTCCCGCCCGCACGCCGGGTACGCCGCCCCAGCCCAGGACGTCGCGGGCCTGCAGGACGTAGAGGACGCCGGCGTACCAGTAGAGGGCCGTGCCCCAGACCGCGAAGGCCCAGCCGACCGCGTCGGCCGTCGTCGCAACGGTCCCCGTGCCGTCGCCGAGCAGGAGCAGGGGGAAGGCGTAGAGCAGGTTCGCGGTCGCGGCCTTGCCGAGGAAGTGCACGGGCAGCGGGCCGTACCCGCGGCGCTGGAGCAGCGCGAGCACGACCGACAGCAGCAGCTCGCGGGCGATGAGGACCGCCGGCAGCCACAGCGGGATGATGCCGCGCACCGTGAGCCCGACGAGGGTCGCGACGATGTAGAGGCGGTCGGCCGCCGGGTCGAGCAGCGCCCCGAGCCGACTGGTCTGCGAGAGCCTGCGGGCGAGCCAGCCGTCGAGCCAGTCGGTGACGCCGCTGGCGACGAGCAGGGCGAGGGCCCAGCCGTCGTGGTGGCCGAGCACGAGGACGAGGAAGACGGGGACGCCCAGCAGCCGCGCCGCCGAGAGCGCGTTGGGGACGGTCAGCACGCCAGCGTCGAGCGCACCCGCGTCGGTGGAGCCCAACGGCCTCTCCTCCCGCCCGGCGGCTGTCCCGGTCAGCCTATCGCGTCACTGGAGGAGAGGCTACGGAGCGTGAGCATGCAACCATGCAGCGTTGCAGACCGTGCTCGGGACAGACGAGCGGGGCCGGTCCGCAGACCGGCCCCGCTCGAACGTCGGGCTGACAGGATTTGAACCTGCGACCCCTTGACCCCCAGTCAAGTGCGCTACCAAGCTGCGCTACAGCCCGAAGCCCCGACGAGCGCAGAAGCGCGGCGAGGCAGGAAGAACCCTACCGCACGCCGGCGGTCCGCCGGACAGCCGCTACTTCTTGCGCGACCGCTTCTCGCGCACGCGGACGGAGAGCGAGATCGGCGTCCCGGCGAACCCGAACTCCTCGCGCAGGCGGCGCTCGATGAAGCGCCGGTAGCCCGCCTCGAGGAACCCCGTCGTGAAGATGACGAAGCGCGGCGGCCGGCTCGCGGCCTGCGTGGCGAACAGGATCTTCGGCTGCTTGCCCCCGCGCACCGGCGGCGGCGTGGCGGCCACGAGCTGGCCGAGGAAGGAGTTGAGCCGCCCGGTCGGGACGCGGGTCTCCCAGCCCTGCAGCGCGGTGTCGAGCGCCGGGACGAGCCGCTCGAGGTGGCGCTTGGTGTTGGCCGAGATGTTGACGCGGGGCGCCCAGCGCACCGGGCCGAGGTCGCGCTCGACCTCGCGCTCGAGCAGCTCGTGGCGGTCCTCGTCGAGCAGGTCCCACTTGTTGAAGGCGAGGACGAGCGCGCGCCCCGCCTCCTCCACCATCGTCGCGATGCGGATGTCCTGCTCGGCCAGCGGCTCGCTGGCGTCGAGCAGCAGCACCGCCACCTCCGCCTTCTCGATGGCCGCGCGGGTGCGCAGCGAGGCGTAGTAGTCGGCGCCGGAGGTGAGGTGCACCCGGCGGCGGATCCCCGCGGTGTCGACGAAGCGCCAGTCGCGCCCGCCGAGCTCGACGATCTCGTCGACGGGGTCACGCGTGGTGCCGGCCGTCGCGTCGACGACGACGCGCTCCTCCCCCGCGAGGGCGTTGAGCAGCGAGGACTTGCCGACGTTGGGGCGCCCGACGAGCGCGATGCGCCGCGGACCGGACGGCGCGCTCTCGGCCGGCCGCGGCTGCGGCAGCACGCCCAGCACCGCGTCGAGCAGGTCGCCGGTGCCGCGGCCG
It encodes:
- a CDS encoding small basic family protein produces the protein MTAVLGLVVGVVAGLLLHPAVPLWLQPYLPIAVVAALDAVFGALRAGLEGLFDERVFVVSFVSNTVVAALIVFLGDQLGVGGQLSTGVVIVLGVRIFANVAAIRRRLFGA
- the gcvH gene encoding glycine cleavage system protein GcvH, whose product is MVPEELHYTEQHEWLREQDGVVRVGITDYAQDALGDVVFVSLPSVGDTVSAGESCGEVESTKSVSEVYAPVSGEVVARNDALDATPELVNSDPYGEGWMFEVRGSTEGVELLDAAGYSSLTGG
- the der gene encoding ribosome biogenesis GTPase Der codes for the protein MSSSHRDSHDSDALDAHDALPTQDTQDAQDGTAPAPLPGEQQHGFDEGDDSDDLLHAEDELDDDDGDDDLDGFDELAETDALRSEYADDLDDEAAGLVLPVLAVVGRPNVGKSTLVNRILGRREAVVEDVPGVTRDRVAYDAQWNGRDFTLVDTGGWERDVTGLDARVAEQAELAVEAADAVLFVVDATIGTTDTDEAVVRVLRRSGKPVVLAANKVDNARTEAEAASLWSLGLGEPLPVSALHGRGTGDLLDAVLGVLPQPRPAESAPSGPRRIALVGRPNVGKSSLLNALAGEERVVVDATAGTTRDPVDEIVELGGRDWRFVDTAGIRRRVHLTSGADYYASLRTRAAIEKAEVAVLLLDASEPLAEQDIRIATMVEEAGRALVLAFNKWDLLDEDRHELLEREVERDLGPVRWAPRVNISANTKRHLERLVPALDTALQGWETRVPTGRLNSFLGQLVAATPPPVRGGKQPKILFATQAASRPPRFVIFTTGFLEAGYRRFIERRLREEFGFAGTPISLSVRVREKRSRKK
- a CDS encoding DUF881 domain-containing protein, with protein sequence MTAPALELLRRALRPSRGQAVVAVLLALVGFGLVVQARSATGSGLAGLRQPELVRILDDTEARSQQLRQEQARLQAQLDRLRAAGADQQAAAAQARSRAEQLEVLAGTRAARGPGVELRVPDPHGAVGAATLLDAVQELRDAGAEVVAVDGVRIVASSAFVDVGGGVEVRWTGGSAEVSAPYLLQAIGPVQELRTGLAIPGGVLDDLQALQLEPVLTSAGALELGPLPGTSLPPSPLPSGSPGH
- the ftsR gene encoding transcriptional regulator FtsR gives rise to the protein MSALPAPASRSIGEVLAELRQEFSDVTISKIRFLEAEGLVEPQRTPSGYRKFSTADVERLRYVLRAQRDHYLPLRVIKDHLDALDRGLEPPQTALTAPRVPRVVPEPGTPLPADAGGPPLRLSRRELCEAAGLEERQLAEVEGHGLLRAPEGGWYDRDDLRVAQTVAELARFGVEARHLRPFRTAAQREADLVLQVTDPLQRQRQADSQARREEAVRELCALTLRLHALLVKAAVDGEDR
- a CDS encoding mannose-1-phosphate guanyltransferase, with translation MRAVVMAGGEGTRLRPMTASMPKPLLPVVNRPIMEHVLRLLRRHGFDETVVTVQFLAALVRNYFGDGEDLGMHLQYATEETPLGTAGSVRNAAHLLHDDTFLVISGDALTDIDLSAMVDAHRKRGALVTVCLKRVENPLDFGITILDEQDRVQRFLEKPTWGQVFSDTVNTGIYVMEPEVLDLVTVGETVDWSGDVFPQLLAQGAPVYGWVADGYWEDVGTTESYLRAQADVLLRNVDVDIDGFEVSHGVWIGEGADVDPDAKLIGPLYIGDYAKVEGGAVIREHTVLGSNVVVKSGALLERAVVHDNVFIGPQTSLRACVVGKNTDIMRGARVEEGAVIGDECVIEEEAIVQSGVKVYPFKTLEAGAVVNQSVIFESRGQRNLFGARGVSGIVNVEITPELAVRLASAWATTLPKGSTVVTACDHSRGARTIKRAVIAALNSSALNVEDLEAVPLPVARLHTADVGSGGVYVRTTLGQPESIDIVLLDSTGGDISQSDQRKVERVFSRQEYRRAFPGEIGTLVWPSRVGEAYVTSLLRSISTRGVAEAEMKVVVDTGGGSAALILPSLLGRLGIDVLTIGNRLDESYPTETPEGRRSALARLGDLVASSGAAFGVRFDTVGERISLADETGRVIDDERALLVVLDLVAAERNHGTVALPVTTTRVSEQVARFHGVRIAWTGTSSDQLALASHEPDLVLGADGRGGFVIPESSGNIDGMATFVHLVGLVARTQLQLSEIDARIPQSHMARRSVPTPWAAKGAVMRSVVEAAAGRPLDTTDGVRLTEPDGAWVLVLPDPAEPVTHLWAEAADAERAEELLEEWTHTVERADR
- a CDS encoding FHA domain-containing protein, whose translation is MPFCTHCGHANDESARFCSTCGSALRPVDATTALPLGGTPEPAVEAEEPAGVTPADLAAVDALPPGSALLVVRRGPNAGSRFLLDEDVTTAGRHPESDIFLDDVTVSRRHVEFVRVEGGFEVRDVGSLNGTYVNRERIDTAPLTGGDEVQIGKYRLVYLAGGSGGGARG
- a CDS encoding CDP-alcohol phosphatidyltransferase family protein, with protein sequence MGSTDAGALDAGVLTVPNALSAARLLGVPVFLVLVLGHHDGWALALLVASGVTDWLDGWLARRLSQTSRLGALLDPAADRLYIVATLVGLTVRGIIPLWLPAVLIARELLLSVVLALLQRRGYGPLPVHFLGKAATANLLYAFPLLLLGDGTGTVATTADAVGWAFAVWGTALYWYAGVLYVLQARDVLGWGGVPGVRAGRTAA
- a CDS encoding DUF881 domain-containing protein; amino-acid sequence: MPTAEGSGPGSTMALVDDLLLHRTPHPRTPPPGPPPRAVRWLGALVGVLCGLVLVVAALHARTGVPVTAQQRSLVAAVDDRRTALDGTEQQLRELRAAVASAATAPVAPAALPSAGPSGAAAALPAEGSGVVLRLVVPTGADQAVQDRDLQQLANDLWAAGAGAVALDGVRLGPRTAIRTAGSTVLVGYRPVSPPYVLSATAPGAGGGAALRARVLAGPAREQLADLAAAYDVGWSLSSRTVSLPAASPAPLRLASPAPGGGR
- a CDS encoding bifunctional nuclease family protein; the encoded protein is MNRLDVVGVRVEMPSNQPIVLLKETEGERYLPIWIGAVEATAIAFAQQGVVPTRPLTHDLLRDVLTGLGRTLDRVDITALRDGVFYAELRLSGGVSVSARPSDAIALALRTGSPVWCDPAVLEEAAIAIPDEQEDEVEKFREFLDSISPEDFEAGGNTPS